One genomic region from Saccharomyces cerevisiae S288C chromosome XI, complete sequence encodes:
- a CDS encoding uncharacterized protein (hypothetical protein; conserved across S. cerevisiae strains; not conserved in closely related Saccharomyces species) — protein sequence MFLFTFTILESEKLIIWPVPAVVLGVMAPKRAYSTPFGPWPGPAECLWNCPSELRQFSSCCLPLPKLRPPRPTFASLWRVVAAIAALFQVPWRRKTGVGKAIFCIGCCCLAYQWRRTRYFAYKIMTGTCFMTDLAP from the coding sequence ATGTTCCTATTTACGTTTACCATTCTTGAGAGTGAAAAACTTATTATATGGCCCGTTCCGGCCGTGGTACTGGGTGTTATGGCCCCAAAACGCGCATATTCCACGCCTTTTGGGCCTTGGCCGGGCCCCGCGGAGTGCCTGTGGAATTGCCCTTCGGAGCTAAGGCAGTTCAGTTCGTGTTGTTTACCTCTGCCGAAACTGAGGCCGCCCAGGCCCACTTTCGCTTCTCTTTGGCGTGTTGTGGCGGCGATCGCTGCATTGTTTCAAGTGCCCTGGAGACGTAAAACAGGCGTGGGAAAAGCAATCTTCTGCATAGGTTGCTGCTGCCTAGCATATCAGTGGCGCAGAACGCGGTATTTTGCATACAAGATTATGACAGGAACATGCTTCATGACAGACTTGGCGCCCTAA
- the YJU3 gene encoding acylglycerol lipase (Monoglyceride lipase (MGL) that hydrolyzes fatty acid ethyl esters; required for removal of toxic metabolites in ethanol producing yeast cells; localizes to lipid particles and membranes; member of the eukaryotic serine hydrolase family; functional ortholog of mammalian MGL) — translation MAPYPYKVQTTVPELQYENFDGAKFGYMFWPVQNGTNEVRGRVLLIHGFGEYTKIQFRLMDHLSLNGYESFTFDQRGAGVTSPGRSKGVTDEYHVFNDLEHFVEKNLSECKAKGIPLFMWGHSMGGGICLNYACQGKHKNEISGYIGSGPLIILHPHTMYNKPTQIIAPLLAKFLPRVRIDTGLDLKGITSDKAYRAFLGSDPMSVPLYGSFRQIHDFMQRGAKLYKNENNYIQKNFAKDKPVIIMHGQDDTINDPKGSEKFIQDCPSADKELKLYPGARHSIFSLETDKVFNTVFNDMKQWLDKHTTTEAKP, via the coding sequence ATGGCTCCGTATCCATACAAAGTGCAGACGACAGTACCTGAACTTCAATACGAAAACTTTGATGGTGCTAAGTTCGGGTACATGTTCTGGCCTGTTCAAAATGGCACCAATGAGGTCAGAGGTAGAGTTTTACTGATTCATGGGTTTGGCGAGTACACAAAGATTCAATTCCGGCTTATGGACCACTTATCACTCAATGGTTACGAGTCATTTACGTTTGATCAAAGGGGTGCTGGTGTTACATCGCCGGGCAGATCGAAAGGTGTAACTGATGAGTACCATGTGTTTAACGATCTTGAGCATTTTGTGGAGAAGAACTTGAGTGAATGTAAGGCCAAAGGCATACCCTTGTTCATGTGGGGGCATTCAATGGGCGGTGGTATCTGCCTAAACTATGCCTGCCAAGGTAAGCACAAAAACGAAATAAGCGGATATATCGGGTCAGGCCCATTAATAATTTTACATCCGCATACAATGTATAACAAGCCGACCCAAATTATTGCTCCATTATTGGCGAAATTTTTACCAAGGGTAAGGATCGACACTGGTTTAGATCTTAAAGGAATCACATCTGATAAAGCCTATCGTGCTTTCCTCGGAAGCGATCCTATGTCTGTTCCACTATATGGGTCGTTTAGGCAAATACACGACTTTATGCAACGTGGTGCCAAGCTCTACAAGAATGAAAACAATTATATTCAGAAGAACTTCGCTAAAGACAAACCCGTTATTATTATGCATGGACAAGACGACACAATCAACGATCCTAAGGGCTCTGAAAAGTTCATTCAGGACTGTCCTTCTGCTGACAAAGAATTAAAGCTGTATCCGGGCGCAAGACATTCGATTTTCTCACTAGAGACAGATAAAGTCTTCAACACGGTGTTCAATGATATGAAGCAATGGTTGGACAAACACACCACGACCGAAGCTAAACCATAA
- the CWP2 gene encoding Cwp2p (Covalently linked cell wall mannoprotein; major constituent of the cell wall; plays a role in stabilizing the cell wall; involved in low pH resistance; precursor is GPI-anchored), which produces MQFSTVASVAFVALANFVAAESAAAISQITDGQIQATTTATTEATTTAAPSSTVETVSPSSTETISQQTENGAAKAAVGMGAGALAAAAMLL; this is translated from the coding sequence atgcaattcTCTACTGTCGCTTCCGTTGCTTTCGTCGCTTTGGCTAACTTTGTTGCCGCTGAATCCGCTGCCGCCATTTCTCAAATCACTGACGGTCAAATCCAagctactaccactgctaCCACCGAAGCTACCACCACTGCTGCCCCATCTTCCACCGTTGAAACTGTTTCTCCATCCAGCACCGAAACTATCTCTCAACAAACTGAAAATGGTGCTGCTAAGGCCGCTGTCGGTATGGGTGCCGGTGCTCTAGCTGCTGCTGCTATGTTGTTATAA
- the MBR1 gene encoding Mbr1p (Protein involved in mitochondrial functions and stress response; overexpression suppresses growth defects of hap2, hap3, and hap4 mutants; MBR1 has a paralog, ISF1, that arose from the whole genome duplication): MRMEKTTDKPLSAGDMNDEYSRGPIDDIDCLNFFERAVQDPCCEACDTEDADEELRAKLSSFNFQPDSSPCNAKCQQTLNPLCKIDEALPAESELAPSRNGSVSEANSDTNSIASTVHDPVDSKYGGMPSLRKAKTTSYFTSSSSNNTTMRNPLKKCNTNINGLLVNGRSSSSSRQSIPELFSGACTKKKNNVLLKSETPNSEFSSNSLQHCNSRSFSLPRSRSRSSAIAIPTHLYGLEKYVSPGLDTLTADPEESIERFSNNRPREISSCCPNDTGDTSSSLSHSNTSSSLNFPLGTNTNQFHQPRQPVQQQQSSKPNFGAGRKKSFIEMSLASSFAG; the protein is encoded by the coding sequence ATGAGGATGGAAAAAACAACAGACAAACCACTTTCTGCAGGAGATATGAACGATGAATATTCTCGGGGTCCAATCGACGATATAGACTGTTTGAACTTTTTCGAAAGGGCTGTTCAGGACCCATGTTGTGAGGCCTGTGACACAGAAGATGCAGATGAAGAACTGAGAGCAAAGCTTAGTAGCTTCAATTTTCAGCCTGATTCATCTCCGTGTAATGCTAAATGTCAACAGACACTGAATCCACTGTGTAAAATAGATGAAGCACTCCCAGCGGAGTCAGAATTAGCTCCATCGAGAAACGGCTCAGTATCTGAGGCAAATTCTGATACAAATTCCATAGCTTCTACTGTCCATGACCCTGTCGACTCCAAATATGGAGGCATGCCTAGCTTGAGAAAGGCCAAAACAACGTCGTACTTtacttcatcttcatcgaaCAATACCACAATGAGGAACCCGCTAAAAAAATGTAATACCAATATAAATGGCCTTTTAGTGAACGGAAGGAGCTCAAGCTCCTCCAGACAGTCTATACCAGAGCTCTTTAGCGGTGCGTGtactaaaaagaaaaacaacgTATTACTGAAAAGTGAAACACCCAATTCAGAATTCTCTAGTAACTCACTTCAACATTGCAACTCAAGGTCGTTTTCTCTACCCAGGTCAAGATCAAGGTCTTCTGCCATTGCCATACCAACACATTTGTATGGCTTGGAAAAGTACGTTTCACCTGGGTTGGATACTTTGACTGCTGACCCAGAAGAAAGTATTGAAAGGTTTTCAAATAATCGGCCCCGTGAAATATCATCGTGTTGTCCGAACGATACAGGGGACACCTCCTCATCATTATCACATTCGAACACTTCCTCATCACTAAATTTCCCTTTAGGTACAAATACAAATCAATTCCACCAACCAAGGCAGCCAgtacaacagcaacagtCTTCGAAACCAAACTTTGGTGCTGGGAggaaaaaatctttcattGAGATGTCACTAGCAAGTTCCTTTGCAGGCTAA
- the CWP1 gene encoding Cwp1p (Cell wall mannoprotein that localizes to birth scars of daughter cells; linked to beta-1,3- and beta-1,6-glucan heteropolymer through phosphodiester bond; required for propionic acid resistance; targeted to vacuole via AP-3 pathway), with translation MKFSTALSVALFALAKMVIADSEEFGLVSIRSGSDLQYLSVYSDNGTLKLGSGSGSFEATITDDGKLKFDDDKYAVVNEDGSFKEGSESDAATGFSIKDGHLNYKSSSGFYAIKDGSSYIFSSKQSDDATGVAIRPTSKSGSVAADFSPSDSSSSSSASASSASASSSTKHSSSIESVETSTTVETSSASSPTASVISQITDGQIQAPNTVYEQTENAGAKAAVGMGAGALAVAAAYLL, from the coding sequence atgaaattCTCCACTGCTTTGTCTGTCGCTTTATTCGCCTTGGCTAAGATGGTCATTGCCGATTCCGAAGAATTCGGCCTGGTGAGTATCCGTTCCGGCTCGGATTTACAATACTTGAGTGTTTACAGTGATAACGGCACTTTGAAACTTGGCAGCGGTAGTGGCTCATTTGAGGCAACTATTACCGATGACGGTAAACTGAAATTTGACGACGATAAGTATGCTGTTGTCAATGAGGATGGCTCATTCAAAGAAGGTTCTGAGAGCGATGCTGCCACTGGTTTTTCTATTAAAGATGGCCATCTAAACTACAAGAGCTCTTCTGGTTTCTACGCTATCAAGGACGGGTCGTCTTACATTTTCTCTTCTAAGCAATCCGACGACGCTACCGGTGTTGCGATTAGACCAACTAGTAAGAGCGGATCTGTTGCAGCAGATTTTTCTCCAAGCGACTCTAGTTCCTCTTCATCTGCTTCTGCTTCGTCTGCTTCCGCATCATCTTCTACAAAGCATAGTTCGAGTATAGAATCTGTCGAGACCTCTACTACTGTGGAAACTTCCTCTGCTAGCTCCCCAACTGCTTCAGTTATCTCTCAAATTACTGATGGACAAATCCAAGCTCCAAACACAGTTTACGAACAAACAGAAAATGCAGGTGCCAAGGCTGCCGTCGGCATGGGTGCTGGTGCTCTAGCGGTCGCAGCTGCTTACTTGTTGTAA
- the BUD2 gene encoding GTPase-activating protein BUD2 (GTPase activating factor for Rsr1p/Bud1p; plays a role in spindle position checkpoint distinct from its role in bud site selection; required for both axial and bipolar budding patterns; mutants exhibit random budding in all cell types; contains two PH-like domains) — MSSNNEPAQSRTSYFKLNEFLSNVKHYKNTFKGEIQWCNNLSLNDWKTHYLQITSTGALTHSIDELTADSTNIQPIIKHLQQCRIEIIKDKHSSFKDINANCNFIIQVNTSGKDNKVYLRVKSWSDFKKLLTCLIWWSSMKTNGIFNKFQVSRPLEFKSKKMAKPESLLVYKLNVFGPIVKNIVLPPATNILESPDIINNDDNSVGWFSAMGVLKSNGMLDLLLQSDGSLIYSLNISQLLRSEIRILDSSVLQSENSLFLGELPLLRSQLGLEKFRIENIASAATNSSDISQEIIVEFPLRIDLEDCFIALQSFARSEYLSITGSDKSNDMKISNSFKISILEANFQSINLNDKNNTPWSIFTDITAWGHTWARTSMVSNSSNPFWREEFQFNELLRLTNSYLEIKQLFHDLNNKKRLRLIGKIKITQEIINDTRYNKETRLPIMDVDNKNFQIGTICIKISSNLNFILPSTNFVKLEKLLMNANLSMVSNLIYKSSSSMENDNKLTQTSIIFLDIFQSLSRIEEWFHVLIDKELAKIDGTVSRINQKNLDSKHVFNSLFRGNSILTKSIEQYFFRVGNEYLSKALSAILKEIIESNKSCELDPARVKEKDEVKKRKIIADNYKRLYSWVTKIWKRLYATSNDLPIEIRNVLKIFRQKLEIICIDDTLQIILNGISGLLFLRFFCPVILNPKLFKYVSQNLNETARRNLTLISKVLLNLSTLTQFANKEPWLMKMNNFIDKRHNDLLDYIDKMTQKKLDFNSKILNLSSTISRPKLAIEQTMLDDLPQIPYLLDKNLRETEFVNLIVNFSQEDMTKMEKYNHMDNGGKGELIEEEGLLSGSSLNLSVDKKDLDSPIEVKPEIGELEFEKITENNTEIFGDDLMNLLKSDDVGSRSRDLDNGANSGIKFNSIIPKAEEEKHAMKELEQESCLLYNRINHIRKRLSGYECASSTLFEDKKYSISLSHKIFYEEIKEGKEIVLKLLNKPTNENSSARLQKFFTKGVSSKSNNTVGDSYCKFLTIDVSDENPKSSNKTSVHGTSSENGAKDDYLTLPNSQGKGNLGNRFSPTKLSRIMRKPPNADVPKEQNSRKLTRWFKKKKETGGS; from the coding sequence ATGAGCTCCAACAATGAACCGGCCCAAAGTCGAACATcatatttcaaattgaatgaatttttgTCCAACGTTAAGCATTACAAGAATACCTTTAAGGGTGAGATTCAGTGGTGTAATAACCTGTCCTTAAACGACTGGAAGACACACTATCTGCAAATTACCAGTACAGGTGCACTAACCCACTCAATCGATGAGTTAACAGCAGACTCTACTAATATTCAGCCAATTATCAAACATCTACAGCAATGTAGAATCGAGATTATTAAGGATAAGCATTCCTCTTTTAAGGATATTAATGCAAATTGTAATTTTATAATCCAAGTAAACACCTCAGGTAAAGATAATAAAGTTTACCTGCGAGTTAAAAGTTGGAGtgatttcaagaaattgcTAACATGTCTGATCTGGTGGAGCTCAATGAAGACAAATGGTATATTTAATAAGTTTCAAGTATCGCGACCTCTAGAAtttaaaagcaaaaaaatggcgAAACCAGAAAGTTTGCTGGTTTACAAATTGAATGTTTTTGGGCCCATCGTTAAGAACATCGTCCTTCCGCCAgcaacaaatattttagaaAGCCCTGATATAATTAATAATGATGACAACAGCGTAGGTTGGTTTTCCGCTATGGGGGTGCTTAAATCAAACGGCATGCTAGATCTTCTTTTACAGAGTGACGGCTCTCTGATTTACTCATTGAATATTAGCCAGCTTTTAAGATCAGAGATAAGAATTCTGGATTCATCTGTTTTACAAAGTGAAAACAGTTTGTTTTTAGGTGAATTGCCATTACTAAGGAGCCAGTTGGGCCTCGAAAAGTTTCGCATAGAAAATATTGCCAGTGCTGCCACCAACTCTAGTGATATTTCTCAAGAAATTATTGTAGAGTTTCCCTTAAGAATAGACCTGGAGGATTGTTTTATAGCGTTACAATCGTTCGCTAGGTCGGAATACTTATCTATTACTGGCTCAGATAAATCAAATGATATGAAGATATCGAATAGCTTTAAAATTTCCATACTGGAAGCTAATTTTCAGTCAATCAATTTAAATGACAAGAATAATACGCCATGGTCAATATTCACAGACATAACGGCCTGGGGCCATACATGGGCTAGAACATCCATGGTTTCAAACTCCTCTAATCCATTTTGGAGAGAAGAGTTTCAGTTCAATGAACTTTTAAGACTTACTAATTCTTATCTGGAAATCAAGCAGTTATTCCACGATctcaataataaaaaacgGTTACGATTGATAggcaaaataaaaatcacacaagaaataataaatgaTACAAGATATAATAAGGAAACAAGACTACCCATCATGGACGTTgataacaaaaattttcaaatagGAACAATCTGtattaaaatttcttcaaatttgaaCTTCATTTTACCGTCAACCAATTTCGTtaaattggaaaaactTTTGATGAACGCAAACTTGTCCATGGTTTCCAATCTAATTTacaaatcttcttcatcaatggAGAATGATAACAAATTGACGCAAACATCCATAATTTTTCTCGATATATTCCAATCTTTGTCAAGAATAGAAGAATGGTTCCACGTCCTTATAGACAAAGAATTGGCTAAAATTGATGGAACGGTTTCAAGAATAAACCAGAAAAATTTAGACTCAAAGCATGTTTTCAACAGTTTATTCCGTGGTAACTCTATCTTAACAAAGTCGATTGAACAGTACTTTTTCAGAGTGGGTAATGAATATTTGAGTAAAGCGCTTAGTGCAATACTAAAAGAGATCATTGAGTCAAACAAATCATGTGAATTGGATCCTGCTAgagtaaaagaaaaagatgaagtaaaaaagaggaaaataatTGCCGACAACTACAAACGATTGTATTCTTGGGTTACgaagatttggaaaaggcTGTATGCAACGAGTAATGACCTGCCGATTGAAATAAGAAATGTTTTAAAAATCTTTAGGCAAAAACTAGAGATAATTTGTATCGATGACACTTTgcaaataattttgaatggtATATCAGgattattgtttttaagGTTTTTTTGTCCAGTCATATTAAACCCTAAGCTATTCAAATATGTTTCTCAAAATTTAAACGAAACAGCAAGAAGGAATCTTACCCTAATAAGTAAAGTTTTACTTAATCTGTCCACTTTGACGCAGTTTGCAAACAAAGAGCCCTGGctaatgaagatgaataaCTTTATCGATAAAAGACACAATGACTTATTAGATTACATTGATAAAATGACGCAAAAGAAACTAGATTTTAATTCAAAGATATTGAACCTAAGTTCTACTATTTCGAGACCCAAATTGGCCATTGAACAAACGATGTTGGATGATTTGCCTCAGATTCCTTATCTGCTTGATAAGAATTTGAGAGAAACTGAGTTTGTTAACTTGATTGTTAATTTCAGTCAGGAAGATATGACCAAGATGGAAAAATACAATCACATGGATAATGGTGGGAAGGGAGAATTAATCGAAGAGGAGGGCCTGTTAAGCGGTAGCAGCCTAAATTTGTCTGTGGATAAAAAAGATTTGGATTCACCAATTGAGGTTAAGCCAGAAATTGGAGAGTTAGAATTTGAGAAAATAACTGAAAACAACACGGAGATCTTCGGAGATGATTTAATGAACCTACTGAAAAGCGATGATGTAGGTTCCAGAAGCAGAGATTTGGATAATGGCGCTAATTCAGGCATCAAATTTAATTCTATAATCCCGAAAgcagaagaggaaaagcATGCAATGAAAGAATTGGAGCAAGAGTCATGTTTACTCTATAATAGGATTAATCATATTAGAAAACGGTTGTCAGGTTATGAATGTGCTTCCAGCACTTTGTTTGAAGACAAAAAATACTCCATTTCACTCTCacataaaattttttatgaagaaataaaggagggaaaagaaattgttcTTAAACTACTAAATAAACCAACAAATGAAAACTCTTCCGCAAGATTGCAGAAATTCTTCACAAAAGGTGTCTCTAGTAAATCCAATAACACAGTTGGAGATAGTTActgtaaatttttgactATTGATGTAAGTGATGAGAATCCCAAGAGTAGCAACAAAACATCGGTACATGGAACATCATCGGAAAATGGAGCCAAGGATGATTACTTGACGCTTCCAAACTCGCAAGGTAAAGGTAACTTGGGGAATAGATTTTCCCCGACAAAGTTATCTAGGATAATGAGGAAACCTCCTAACGCAGATGTTCCTaaagaacaaaattccCGTAAGCTGACAAGATggttcaaaaagaaaaaagaaacaggGGGATCTTAA
- the YJU2 gene encoding mRNA splicing protein YJU2 (Essential protein required for pre-mRNA splicing; associates transiently with the spliceosomal NTC ('nineteen complex') and acts after Prp2p to promote the first catalytic reaction of splicing) — translation MSERKAINKYYPPDYNPLEAEKLSRKMAKKLKTMNKSHASIRLMTPFSMRCLECNEYIPKSRKFNGKKELLKEKYLDSIKIYRLTISCPRCANSIAFRTDPGNSDYVMEVGGVRNYVPQKPNDDLNAKTAVESIDETLQRLVREKEMEQNEKMGIKEQADDKMDLLEKRLAKIQQEQEDDEELENLRKKNLEMSQRAEMINRSKHAQQEKAVTTDDLDNLVDQVFDNHRQRTNKPGNNNDEKRTPLFNPTSTKGKIQKKSSVRTNPLGIVIKRGKSLK, via the coding sequence ATGTCTGAAAGAAAAGCTATTAACAAGTACTATCCACCGGATTACAACCCActggaagctgaaaagcTATCCAGGAAAATGGCtaaaaaactgaaaaccATGAATAAGAGCCACGCATCGATTAGATTAATGACCCCATTTAGTATGAGGTGTTTGGAATGTAACGAATATATTCCCAAAAGCAGAAAATTCAATGGTAAGAAAGAGCTACTGAAGGAGAAGTACCTGGACTCCATTAAGATATATAGACTAACCATTTCATGTCCACGTTGTGCCAATTCCATTGCATTTAGAACAGACCCCGGTAATTCAGATTATGTAATGGAAGTGGGGGGCGTAAGAAACTATGTCCCTCAGAAACCAAATGATGACCTGAACGCTAAAACAGCTGTCGAAAGCATAGACGAGACACTGCAACGCTTAGTGAGAGAGAAGGAAATGGAGCAGAACGAGAAGATGGGTATAAAGGAGCAAGCAGATGACAAAATGGATTTGCTGGAAAAAAGACTAGCCAAAATTCAACAAGAGCAAGAGGATGATGAGgaacttgaaaatttaaggaaaaaaaaccttGAAATGAGCCAGAGAGCTGAAATGATAAACCGCAGCAAACACGcacaacaagaaaaagcagTAACGACTGATGATCTGGACAACCTCGTAGATCAGGTATTTGACAATCACAGGCAGCGTACCAATAAACCTGGCAATAACAACGATGAGAAGAGAACTCCGTTGTTTAATCCTACATCCACTAAGGGAAAAATACAGAAGAAAAGCTCTGTGCGTACGAATCCGTTAGGGATAGTTATAAAACGAGGAAAGTCTCTCAAATGA
- a CDS encoding uncharacterized protein (hypothetical protein; identified by gene-trapping, microarray-based expression analysis, and genome-wide homology searching) — translation MKLFILDYEKKRTKIGKGMARRELKMMNKKPDLYTIIVSYFSIFSLFFF, via the coding sequence ATGAAGTTATTTATTCTTGATtatgagaagaaaagaacaaagatAGGAAAAGGGATGGCAAGAAgagaattgaaaatgatgaacaAGAAGCCTGATTTATATACGATTATTGtatcttatttttcaattttttcgttgttttttttttag
- the MTC2 gene encoding Mtc2p (hypothetical protein; mtc2 is synthetically sick with cdc13-1), translating to MGDHNLPDFQTCLKFSVTAKKSFLCMYRDSVSKEKLASSMPSTCDIQLKRAINDAYPGGGIKVTVLNSTTASLDSLATTHVKEFEIVIIPDINSLLQPDQAKLVKIMRDCTVAIEKAQSTRIFIGVVHWNNPVQPSGAAKDGDEAGKPAPKTRIFLPTSFRMGAWLKHKFWFACAPPYLDFESSTESSINTRANNSIGMAEEEKQEPESKRSIILNEEANLNDVFVGSTVRRYILDIMVHLRTHRLTYNAKAGGVYTNSLDDVVLLSRLIGLHSGKMFVSPSHVKEASRWYFPMHLELVQRSSMDSSLLYGSDPNLVDEMLEKLAKIKCEEVNEFENPLFLESLVVKNVLSKVVPPV from the coding sequence ATGGGCGATCATAATCTGCCGGATTTTCAGACATGTTTGAAGTTTTCTGTTACAGCTAAAAAGAGCTTTCTATGTATGTATAGAGACAGCGTctcaaaggaaaaattagCCTCTTCGATGCCAAGTACTTGTGATATACAACTGAAGAGGGCAATCAATGACGCTTATCCGGGCGGAGGAATAAAGGTCACGGTTCTGAACTCAACAACTGCAAGCTTGGACTCGTTAGCAACTACACATGTTAAGGAATTTGAGATTGTTATCATTCCAGACATAAATTCTCTTTTACAGCCAGACCAAGCGAAATTAGTAAAAATTATGAGAGATTGCACAGTGGCGATTGAGAAGGCACAGTCAACACGTATATTTATAGGAGTGGTTCATTGGAATAATCCCGTGCAGCCTTCAGGCGCCGCTAAGGATGGGGATGAAGCAGGTAAACCAGCTCCCAAAACTCGCATCTTCCTGCCCACGTCTTTCCGTATGGGCGCTTGGCTCAAACACAAATTCTGGTTTGCATGTGCACCCCCATATTTGGATTTTGAAAGTTCAACTGAGTCTAGCATTAATACAAGAGCCAATAATAGCATTGGTATGGCTGAGGAAGAGAAGCAGGAGCCAGAGAGCAAGAGGTCGATCATATTAAATGAAGAGGCAAATCTGAACGATGTATTTGTGGGGTCCACTGTAAGACGGTATATTCTCGATATCATGGTCCATTTGCGAACGCATAGATTGACGTATAACGCCAAAGCCGGCGGGGTATATACAAATTCATTGGACGACGTGGTGTTATTGTCTAGATTAATTGGTCTACATAGCGGCAAGATGTTTGTGTCACCTTCACATGTCAAAGAGGCGTCCAGGTGGTACTTCCCCATGCACTTGGAATTGGTTCAGCGTTCCTCCATGGATAGTTCCTTATTGTACGGTAGCGACCCCAACTTGGTGGACGAAATGCTAGAGAAACTTGCGAAGATTAAGTGTGAGGAGGTTAATGAGTTTGAGAATCCCCTTTTCCTGGAATCTCTCGTAGTGAAAAACGTACTAAGTAAAGTCGTGCCGCCCGTGTAA